TGCTTTCCGACATCAAAGATTTGTTTGGAAAAGTCGCGCCGCACGGCGTGTATTACAAACACAACGATCCTGTCTTTTCCGATTGTGACCGCCACAATGCCGATGCACATCTGCGATCCATCATTGTCGGCCCGAATCTTTCCATCCCCATCGAAAACGGCAAAATGAAACTTGGAACCTGGCAGCAAGTTCTTTTCACCGAATTCGACGGCCCCAACAACCGCAAAATCCATCTTCAAGTTATGGGAATCTGAATAGGAGATAGGAGGCGGGAGTCGGGGATTGGTAATTCCGGCCAACGGCTCCCAATTCCCGACCGATAAACAGCGAAGGCCAAGTCCAATCCAACATTGCTGGTGACTCTGGCCACTGTCTCCCAACCACCAACTCCAATGAAAGTTTTCATCACCGGAGCTACAGGATTCATCGGCGGCAATCTGGCGCGGATGCTGTTAGCCGATGGCCACGATGTTCGCGCTTTGATTCGCGCAGGCCGCGATCAACGCAACGTCGCCGGGTTGCCATTGGAATTGGTGGCAGGCGACCTGGACAACGAACAACAATTGTCAGAACAAATTGCGGGCTGCGATGCGGTTTTTCACGTCGCAGCCCAGTATTCGTTGTGGGTGAAAGACCGCGACGCCATTTACCGCGCCAATGTCGCCGGGACAAAAAACCTGCTGGCGGCTGCCAAAACCGCACGCGTCAAACGATTTATTCACACCAGCTCCGTCGCCGCAGTCGGCGTTCCCGCGCCTGGCATGCTTGCTACCGAAGAAACTCACACGACCGTCGAAGCTTTAGTCAGCGATTACAAAAAATCGAAATTCCTGGCTGAACAGGCCGCGCTGGAAGCCGCCCGCAACGGCTTGGACGTAGTGATCGTCAATCCTTCGACGCCCATTGGCGCGCACGACGTAAAGCCTACGCCGACCGGCGACATTATTTTGCGCTTTCTGCAAAACCGTATGCCGGCGTATGTCCACACCGGTTTAAACCTGATTGACGTTGACGACGTGGCGCGCGGCCACATTCTGGCCTGGCAACGAGGTCGCACCGGCGAACGCTACATTTTGGGAAATCGAAATTTGACGCTGAAAGAAATGCTGGAAATCCTGGCGGCCATCACAGGCAAACCCGCGCCGCGCTTTGCCGTTCCGCACTTCATTCCATTGGCTGTAGCCTTTGTGGACGAAATGATTCTGGCCAGATACTTCGGCAAAACGCCGCAAGTATCGTTTTACTCAGTGCAGATGTCACAAAAAGCGATGTATTACGATTCGTCCAAAGCCGTCCGCGAACTCGGCCTGCCGCAAAACTCCATCGAAGGTGCAATTGAAAAAGCCGTGCGCTGGTTTGAAGCGAATGGGTACGCAAAATCTGTTCAGAGTTCACGCTTCAGCGTGTTTTGAGCTTTAGCCACGCTGAAGCGTGAACTCTGAACGAAATTACCAATCCCAATCCTTTCCATAATCCAGCACGGGGTAAC
The sequence above is a segment of the Acidobacteriota bacterium genome. Coding sequences within it:
- a CDS encoding NAD-dependent epimerase/dehydratase family protein, which encodes MKVFITGATGFIGGNLARMLLADGHDVRALIRAGRDQRNVAGLPLELVAGDLDNEQQLSEQIAGCDAVFHVAAQYSLWVKDRDAIYRANVAGTKNLLAAAKTARVKRFIHTSSVAAVGVPAPGMLATEETHTTVEALVSDYKKSKFLAEQAALEAARNGLDVVIVNPSTPIGAHDVKPTPTGDIILRFLQNRMPAYVHTGLNLIDVDDVARGHILAWQRGRTGERYILGNRNLTLKEMLEILAAITGKPAPRFAVPHFIPLAVAFVDEMILARYFGKTPQVSFYSVQMSQKAMYYDSSKAVRELGLPQNSIEGAIEKAVRWFEANGYAKSVQSSRFSVF
- a CDS encoding YjbQ family protein, which codes for MKNTAVSAVEVRPKIEAKEGTYKVASTTLIVTTKERVELKTITEEIEEFVLQAPVRDGVVQISSLHTTAGIMLNEIQDALLSDIKDLFGKVAPHGVYYKHNDPVFSDCDRHNADAHLRSIIVGPNLSIPIENGKMKLGTWQQVLFTEFDGPNNRKIHLQVMGI